In Sulfurimonas hongkongensis, the following proteins share a genomic window:
- the purH gene encoding bifunctional phosphoribosylaminoimidazolecarboxamide formyltransferase/IMP cyclohydrolase — MAKRALVSVSDKSGVVEFCTSLVKNGYEIISTGGTYKILLENGVKAIEIDEVTKFPECFEGRVKTLNPFVHGGILYRRDKDSHISQAKELGVESIDLVCVNLYPFKETIEKTDDFDDIIENIDIGGPAMVRSAAKNFDSVIIVTDVADYDEVIEAIENEKNTKEFRRSYMIKAYEHTAAYDSMIANYMNERFNGGFGKKQFIVGSKVMDTRYGENPHQKGALYEFDKHYSDNFKTLKGEASFNNLNDLSGAIKIASAFGDENAVCITKHGNPCGFAIKDTLLEAYEEALKCDPVSAFGGVVAVNGVVTRELALKMNEIFLEVIIAGRITEEAQEVFASKKRIKLFEQGSDKLILADDKKDFKHVDGGFVYQDADKVDDNEVRDAKLVSKKAASLDELKDMEIAYKVASLTKSNCVVYVKNSAMVAVGMGMTSRVDASQCALKKAKEMGLDVTGAALASEAFFPFRDSIDAAAAAGVKSVIEPGGSIRDDEIIEAANEFGMSLYFSEVRHFLH; from the coding sequence TTGGCAAAAAGAGCATTAGTAAGTGTTAGTGATAAGAGTGGCGTTGTAGAGTTTTGTACATCTTTAGTAAAAAATGGTTATGAGATAATCTCAACAGGAGGAACTTACAAGATACTTCTTGAAAATGGTGTAAAAGCTATTGAAATAGATGAGGTTACAAAGTTCCCTGAATGTTTTGAAGGACGTGTAAAAACTTTAAATCCATTCGTTCATGGTGGAATTTTATATCGCCGTGATAAAGATTCGCATATCAGCCAAGCAAAAGAGTTAGGCGTAGAGTCTATAGACTTAGTTTGTGTAAATCTCTATCCATTTAAAGAGACTATCGAGAAAACTGATGACTTTGATGATATCATAGAAAACATTGACATTGGCGGACCTGCAATGGTAAGAAGTGCTGCAAAAAACTTTGATAGTGTCATAATAGTAACAGATGTAGCTGACTATGATGAGGTTATAGAGGCAATAGAAAATGAGAAAAATACAAAAGAGTTTCGCCGCTCTTACATGATAAAAGCCTACGAGCACACTGCCGCTTATGATTCAATGATAGCAAATTATATGAATGAACGATTTAATGGCGGTTTTGGAAAAAAACAGTTTATAGTTGGAAGCAAAGTTATGGATACTCGTTATGGCGAAAATCCTCACCAAAAAGGTGCATTATATGAGTTTGACAAACACTATAGTGATAATTTTAAAACTCTAAAAGGAGAGGCTAGTTTTAACAACTTAAATGATTTAAGTGGAGCTATAAAGATAGCATCTGCTTTTGGAGATGAAAATGCAGTTTGTATTACAAAGCATGGAAATCCTTGTGGATTTGCTATAAAAGACACGCTACTTGAAGCTTATGAAGAGGCACTAAAGTGTGATCCTGTTTCTGCTTTTGGTGGAGTTGTGGCAGTTAATGGTGTTGTAACACGTGAGCTAGCACTAAAGATGAATGAGATTTTCTTAGAAGTTATCATAGCTGGTCGTATTACAGAGGAGGCTCAAGAGGTCTTTGCATCTAAAAAACGTATCAAACTTTTTGAGCAAGGGAGTGATAAGTTAATTTTAGCAGATGATAAGAAAGACTTCAAGCATGTTGATGGTGGCTTTGTATATCAAGATGCAGACAAAGTTGATGACAATGAAGTAAGAGATGCAAAGCTTGTTAGTAAAAAGGCAGCAAGTTTAGACGAGCTAAAAGATATGGAGATAGCATATAAAGTAGCATCTCTTACAAAATCAAACTGTGTAGTTTATGTTAAAAACTCTGCAATGGTAGCAGTTGGAATGGGTATGACAAGTCGTGTAGATGCAAGTCAGTGTGCACTTAAAAAAGCCAAAGAGATGGGACTAGATGTAACTGGTGCAGCTCTTGCATCTGAGGCATTTTTTCCATTTCGTGACTCTATTGATGCAGCGGCAGCGGCTGGAGTTAAAAGCGTAATAGAGCCAGGTGGAAGTATCCGTGATGATGAGATTATCGAGGCTGCTAATGAGTTTGGGATGAGTCTTTATTTTTCAGAAGTAAGACATTTTTTACATTAA
- a CDS encoding DnaJ family protein, whose translation MAKSLYKTLEVSENASESEIKKAYRKLARQYHPDVNKDKGAEDKFKEINAAYEILSDKEKKQQYDMHGDNMFGGQNFHDFSRSQAGGGADLDEILRQMFAGGGGFGGFSSSNPFESGGFRQQQQQPNLDIEANVTIPFSVSILGGSHSVSVNGERFDIKIPAGVKSGEKMRVKGKGHAQGGRAGDLFLKISVAANPDYIREDDDLIKSFDVPLYAALFGDKISIKTLEKEIKLKVPSNTKNGQRFRVKEMGAMNRKTKIRGDLYLEANIVLPKVEDIDKDLVKAMKEKLPKE comes from the coding sequence ATGGCTAAATCGTTATATAAGACTCTTGAAGTATCAGAAAATGCTAGTGAGAGTGAGATTAAAAAAGCGTATAGAAAGCTTGCACGTCAATATCATCCTGATGTAAACAAAGATAAGGGTGCTGAAGATAAGTTTAAAGAGATAAATGCCGCTTATGAAATATTAAGTGACAAAGAGAAAAAACAACAGTATGATATGCATGGCGACAATATGTTTGGCGGTCAAAATTTTCATGACTTTTCTCGTTCTCAAGCAGGTGGTGGTGCTGATTTGGATGAGATACTTCGTCAGATGTTTGCAGGAGGGGGTGGTTTTGGAGGCTTTAGTAGCTCTAACCCTTTTGAGAGCGGTGGCTTTAGACAACAACAGCAGCAGCCAAACCTCGATATAGAAGCAAATGTAACTATTCCTTTTAGTGTCTCTATACTTGGCGGTTCACACTCTGTTTCAGTAAATGGAGAGAGATTTGATATCAAGATTCCAGCTGGTGTTAAGAGTGGTGAGAAGATGCGTGTTAAAGGTAAAGGACACGCTCAAGGTGGAAGAGCTGGAGACCTATTTTTAAAAATAAGTGTAGCCGCAAATCCAGACTATATAAGAGAAGATGATGACTTGATAAAGAGCTTTGATGTTCCTCTTTACGCTGCACTTTTTGGGGATAAAATCTCTATAAAAACTTTAGAAAAAGAGATAAAGCTTAAAGTTCCAAGTAACACTAAAAATGGTCAGAGGTTTCGTGTAAAAGAGATGGGTGCAATGAACAGAAAAACTAAAATTCGTGGCGATCTCTACTTAGAGGCAAACATAGTTCTACCCAAGGTTGAAGATATAGATAAAGATTTGGTAAAAGCCATGAAAGAAAAACTTCCAAAAGAATAA
- a CDS encoding heat shock protein transcriptional repressor HspR codes for MIHQYDEPVYLISIVAKILDIHPQTLRQYERENLISPSRSNGRIRLYSQRDIDKIKLILRLTRELGVNLAGVDIILRLKENVDEMESEILDLRHKVSRAQNSHSVSPDKALVTKKSIYEMIIFE; via the coding sequence ATGATACATCAGTACGATGAACCAGTTTATCTAATAAGTATTGTTGCTAAGATTTTAGATATACATCCGCAAACTCTAAGACAGTATGAGAGAGAAAATCTTATATCGCCTTCTCGCTCAAATGGTCGTATCAGACTATATTCTCAAAGAGATATAGATAAGATAAAGCTCATACTTAGACTAACTCGAGAGCTTGGCGTAAACTTAGCAGGCGTGGATATTATACTAAGGCTTAAAGAGAATGTGGATGAGATGGAGTCAGAGATATTGGACTTAAGACATAAAGTCTCTCGTGCACAAAACTCTCACTCAGTATCCCCAGATAAGGCACTAGTAACTAAAAAAAGTATTTATGAGATGATTATATTTGAGTAG
- the murA gene encoding UDP-N-acetylglucosamine 1-carboxyvinyltransferase, whose translation MDYLQIKRVESLSGNIKISGAKNASLPLIAMTIVAKNSVHIKNLPHVADINTLLKLLSNLGATCEFCDDRVIVDTSSLTQTKATYDIVRTMRASILVLGPILARFGHCEVSLPGGCAIGQRPVDLHLKALEQMGAKINIEAGYIQATAPNGLRGCEIIFDKITVTGTANIVMAAALASGETTIINAAREPEVVQLCEILNASGAKIEGIGTAVLKIHGTNGELVDIKEFSVIPDRIEAGTYLCAGAITRSELTLTHVNAHHLGSVLSKLEDMGSTFSITEDTITIHPSKVIKSIKIVTQEYPAFPTDMQAQFLALATQAKGTSIIEEKLFENRFMHVSELQRMGANISLNGNVATINGGTKLSGTDVMATDLRASSALVLAGLVADGITNVHRIYHLDRGYDALEKKLEAVGANVKRLKE comes from the coding sequence ATGGACTATTTACAAATAAAAAGAGTTGAATCTCTAAGTGGAAACATCAAAATTTCAGGTGCTAAAAACGCTTCTCTTCCCCTAATAGCGATGACAATTGTTGCAAAAAATAGTGTACATATAAAAAACTTGCCACATGTTGCAGATATAAACACACTCTTAAAACTACTATCAAATCTTGGTGCAACTTGTGAATTTTGTGACGATAGAGTTATAGTCGATACCTCAAGTCTGACTCAAACTAAAGCAACTTACGACATAGTAAGAACTATGAGAGCCTCTATCCTTGTTTTAGGTCCGATTCTAGCTAGGTTTGGACATTGTGAAGTATCACTTCCAGGTGGTTGTGCCATCGGTCAAAGACCAGTTGACTTGCACTTAAAAGCACTAGAGCAGATGGGTGCAAAGATAAATATAGAAGCTGGTTATATCCAAGCGACTGCACCCAATGGACTTAGAGGTTGCGAGATTATCTTTGATAAGATAACAGTAACAGGAACTGCAAACATTGTTATGGCAGCAGCTCTTGCATCTGGAGAGACAACTATTATAAATGCTGCTAGAGAACCTGAGGTTGTCCAACTTTGTGAGATTTTAAATGCAAGTGGTGCCAAAATAGAGGGCATCGGAACTGCTGTTTTAAAGATTCATGGTACTAATGGAGAGTTAGTTGATATAAAAGAATTTTCAGTTATTCCAGATCGCATAGAAGCTGGAACTTATCTTTGTGCTGGAGCTATCACTCGTTCTGAATTAACTCTTACACATGTAAATGCTCACCACCTAGGCTCAGTATTATCAAAACTAGAAGATATGGGTTCAACTTTTAGTATCACTGAGGATACCATCACAATTCATCCATCTAAAGTCATCAAATCCATAAAGATAGTCACACAAGAGTATCCCGCATTTCCAACAGATATGCAAGCACAGTTTTTGGCCCTAGCAACACAAGCAAAAGGAACATCCATTATAGAAGAAAAACTATTTGAAAATAGATTTATGCATGTGAGCGAACTTCAAAGAATGGGAGCAAATATCTCTTTAAATGGTAATGTGGCAACTATAAATGGCGGTACAAAACTAAGTGGAACTGATGTTATGGCAACTGATTTGAGAGCTTCAAGCGCACTTGTTTTGGCTGGACTTGTTGCAGATGGCATAACAAACGTACATAGAATCTATCACTTAGACCGTGGTTATGATGCACTAGAGAAAAAGTTAGAAGCCGTTGGGGCAAATGTAAAGAGATTAAAAGAGTAA
- a CDS encoding EAL domain-containing protein, translated as MNISFTSLTFKTLGLLFVSSSVFILFILFIAKDSFSEGYIYLVKEEVASIERKLHDEISTNLQNRSFDKLEVIVKPYLKHKKILLIKIDSTLIDKPILVYKKEKSIQKLQDDTHFASTKDIYKQGTLNKLATVTLIYSNDSYQIYMQNFYRYFIGGVFVFGLASVFLGFLLYNSLKKLRLLASSLEKFNPYDADANIVSIDTNDEIGTISKSAGIMVKKLKSYIQSTKELNETIKQKEAHLKEAQRIAKVGSWEYNVVEKELTLSDEVYRILGVKFGTVITWDSFLAYISKKDSKRILDILEEAIKNGSKFNIRYALTLQNQNEIFVQTKGKVRKKQGGHIRITAVTMDITNDIKNKQTIERLAYYDSLTGLANRTLLQDRMQKALQFAKRQKTSLAIMFLDLDHFKLINDTLGHSVGDELLIHIAKILQIHLRESDTLSRLGGDEFIILLPSVNSHEDARIIAQKVQNTLQGKHDIGKHQLYITSSIGMALYPQHGMSADELIRNADTAMYEAKNSGRNSYSIYSKTMGNFVDKQLNLEQDLTQAVKNKEQIEVYYQVKVNAKDEFISGAEALARWIHPTKGVIMPDDFIHIAESTGLMVELGNIVIEKSISKLQELNILGLSGLKIAINLSARQFQDPSLISFVATMIERYEVDPAQVEFEITETLSMVNINNTLRILNELKQTGVSIAIDDFGTGHSSLSYLKKFPINSLKIDRTFVFDIIDDADDKAIVHAIISMAHSLGFTTVAEGVETKEHVDLLKEMGCDELQGYYFSKPIAEKELISFMQNFAPTK; from the coding sequence ATGAATATATCTTTTACTTCTTTAACATTTAAAACTCTTGGACTACTTTTTGTGTCATCAAGCGTTTTTATACTCTTTATTCTTTTTATAGCCAAAGACTCTTTTTCGGAGGGCTATATATACCTTGTTAAAGAAGAAGTAGCCTCTATAGAGAGAAAACTTCATGACGAGATCTCAACTAACCTACAAAACAGATCTTTTGACAAACTAGAAGTCATAGTTAAACCTTATCTCAAACACAAAAAAATCCTACTTATTAAGATAGACTCAACCCTTATTGATAAGCCTATTTTAGTTTATAAAAAAGAAAAATCCATTCAAAAACTACAAGATGATACTCACTTTGCATCTACTAAAGATATCTACAAGCAAGGTACTTTAAACAAACTAGCTACTGTTACACTCATCTACTCAAATGACTCTTATCAGATATATATGCAAAATTTCTATAGATACTTCATCGGTGGTGTTTTTGTCTTTGGGCTTGCTAGTGTTTTTCTTGGGTTTTTACTATACAACTCTTTAAAAAAGCTCAGACTTCTCGCTTCATCGCTTGAGAAGTTTAACCCCTATGATGCAGATGCTAACATTGTTAGCATAGACACAAATGATGAGATAGGGACTATAAGCAAATCTGCTGGCATAATGGTAAAGAAGCTAAAGTCTTATATACAAAGTACTAAAGAATTAAATGAAACCATCAAGCAAAAAGAAGCCCACTTAAAAGAGGCTCAAAGGATAGCTAAAGTTGGAAGCTGGGAATACAATGTTGTAGAGAAAGAGCTAACTCTAAGTGATGAAGTTTACCGCATCTTAGGAGTGAAATTTGGAACTGTTATAACTTGGGACAGTTTTTTAGCTTATATCTCAAAAAAAGACTCTAAAAGAATTTTAGATATTTTAGAAGAAGCCATAAAAAATGGTTCAAAGTTTAACATAAGATATGCACTTACACTTCAAAACCAAAATGAAATTTTTGTTCAAACAAAAGGCAAAGTTAGAAAAAAACAAGGTGGGCATATAAGAATAACCGCAGTAACTATGGATATAACCAACGATATAAAAAACAAGCAAACTATAGAACGACTTGCTTACTATGACTCTCTAACAGGGCTTGCAAATAGAACACTTCTTCAAGATAGAATGCAAAAAGCTTTGCAATTTGCAAAAAGACAAAAAACAAGTTTAGCAATTATGTTTTTAGACCTTGACCACTTCAAGCTTATAAACGACACTCTAGGCCATAGCGTTGGAGATGAACTCTTAATACACATTGCAAAAATATTGCAAATTCATCTAAGAGAGTCCGATACTCTCTCAAGGTTAGGAGGAGATGAGTTTATCATACTTTTGCCATCAGTAAACTCACACGAAGATGCTCGCATCATAGCCCAAAAAGTTCAAAATACTCTTCAAGGCAAACACGACATTGGCAAACATCAACTCTACATAACCTCAAGTATAGGAATGGCTCTGTATCCACAACATGGAATGAGTGCTGATGAGCTTATAAGAAATGCAGATACTGCCATGTATGAGGCTAAAAATAGTGGTAGAAACAGTTATTCTATCTACTCTAAAACTATGGGAAATTTTGTAGATAAACAACTCAATTTGGAGCAAGACTTAACCCAAGCAGTTAAAAACAAAGAGCAAATAGAAGTATATTATCAAGTAAAAGTCAATGCTAAAGATGAGTTTATTTCAGGAGCAGAAGCTCTAGCGAGGTGGATTCATCCAACTAAGGGAGTTATTATGCCTGATGATTTTATTCATATTGCAGAGAGCACAGGCTTGATGGTTGAACTTGGTAATATCGTTATAGAAAAATCCATCTCAAAACTACAAGAACTAAATATATTGGGACTAAGCGGACTTAAAATTGCCATCAACCTCTCTGCTAGACAGTTCCAAGATCCAAGTTTAATCTCTTTTGTAGCGACTATGATTGAGCGTTATGAAGTAGATCCTGCTCAGGTTGAGTTTGAGATAACAGAGACACTCTCTATGGTAAATATCAACAATACTCTTAGGATTTTAAACGAGCTTAAACAAACTGGAGTCTCCATAGCCATAGATGATTTTGGTACTGGACACTCATCTCTATCCTATCTCAAAAAGTTTCCTATAAATAGCCTCAAAATTGATAGAACTTTTGTCTTTGACATTATAGATGATGCAGATGATAAAGCTATAGTTCATGCTATAATCTCAATGGCACACTCTTTGGGTTTTACCACTGTAGCTGAGGGTGTTGAAACTAAAGAGCATGTAGACTTATTAAAAGAGATGGGTTGTGATGAACTCCAAGGTTATTACTTCTCAAAACCTATTGCAGAAAAAGAGTTAATAAGTTTTATGCAAAACTTTGCACCAACTAAGTAA